ACTCCATCCGAGGTTAAGTGTGGTGGGAAGAAGTATTCTAGTTTTACTGTCGTATTAAATTTGAACCAAGTAATTATAATTTACCAAAGGTTAAAAGGAAAGGAATATGGAAAACAAACTTTGTATGCTCTCCTACTTCTGAGTCCAACACTTTGAAAACTTAAAACATTATTCCTGTAGATAACAGCTGTAGTTTTTAAATAAGGAAGGGGGATTTTTTAAGCCAATGCACAgctgagctctgacttatggtagtgctaggaacTGAAGTTGAGAGCTCAGAGCGTCAGGCACAAAAgttattttgcatagccattgtgtgctatctccccagtccaaagGTTTTATTCATATGTAATAATAATGTTGGTATTATAATCACTCTCCACAAAGACCTGTGGCATTTATAGAGTATGTAAGTTTGGTGTCTTTTAACTGTTGTACAAAGGAGTTGAATCTTTCAAAATCAACTCTATCATTTGTATAGGTAAATCATTTTGAAGAAATATAAAAGCTAAAACCAAATGCTCTTGATTTATGGACTAAATATAAAATATCCCTACCTTTTGACATTCAAACTCATTATACTTTCAATCGGTCTGCTTTTTGGTCCACCTGGTGGATGGAAAATCTTAGCTTTGCTGGAAACTTGCTTTGGCAGTGTAGACCCATATGGCTCAGCAGAATGTGAAGGGTAAGGGTCAAATGTTCCTGCTTTCATTCCACCAGACTACATAGAAAAACAGGACGACTTACATTAGCTTTGTAAAATGCCTATCCATATGTGAATAGTTAAacccacacattatcatgctcaaggacccagattcaagaccccagttcccacctactggtcctcaccttcatgagcagcaaagccatggttcaggtctctctctctctctatctctctctctctcccaccctccctccctatgcccccctcctatctcagtttctctctgtcctgccaaataaggGGCTGGGGGTAGAGTAAAAAAATAACTgctggaagcgcaaggaccggcttaagtatctgggtttgagcccccagcccccacctgcaggggagttgcttcacaagtggtgaagcaggtctgtaggtgtctatctttctctccccctctctgtcttccctcctctctccatttctctctgtcctatccaacaacgatggcaacaacagcaataataactacaacaataaaaaaagggcaacaaaagggaaaaataaataataaataaatataaaaaaaaaaaaataactgctgGGAGAAGTGGATCCTTTGTACAGATACAGAgaaccagcaataaccatggtggcaattaaaaaaattaaattaaaaaaagaaaaggagggcacTTAGAAAATCTATTGTCAATTCAAATACATTTGAAGTGATTAATAGCTGCATCATTAAAAAATTCTCATTATTCCTTATATTAGTCATTGTTTTCtggcttgtaattttgtaaaactggatttTATGATGAACAAAGGCTTTTTTACATAGTTAGTAAAATAACCTGACAAAATTTTTCACAATATTTTTTCCATTCAAAAATTTTTTATGTACCTTTTTACCAGGAGAAGAAGGTTTAAAAGGTTGTGCAATCGATTCTTTCTTCAATTCATATTTAATTGGTGGTAAAGTTTTCTCAGTGAAATAAGGATTAGCATCAAAGTACTCCCTTGGATAAAGATTTAATTTGAAAGGCGACCCTTTAAGTGATTTGTGGTGttcttcattctctttctgtAAAATAAAGAATTGGAAATTACAGCACAAATTACTCAAATTGTAAGTAACAATGTAGAATTATATCTTTTAGATTTATTAATATAAGCATTTAATTTTTTAGTATTATCAACTGGATtcactctttaaaaaatgttttcagaaGGAGCagagaaagctagagagagagggaaagagagagagagagagagaaccagagcatcatgctggcatatgtaatgccatGAATGGAGCTAAGGATATCATGagtgagagttcaatgctttatccactgcaccatcttccaAGCCACCTgggttcacttttttaaaatactattttgtTAAATCCTAAATTCATAATACAAAAAAAGTGTTCCCTTTAGAAAAATCACAACTATGGATGTTCATTTTGAATATCAATTTACCTGAAGTACAGAGTTCTACTTATCActttagtaaatatttattaactgtccaggtaatatttaaaaaaaatgtgacctATACTTCAAACCTTAACTCTTTGTAGTTTTGTAGCATTTCTCAGGAAACTCTAGGAAAATTATTACCCATTTAGTGTCACATTTTCTTCAGCTGTAAATGGTGATACTTCCCACTATTCATACTGCTGTGATGATTAAATGAGATTCAGTGTACAAAAGTATTTGGCAAATGTAGATCCTCAATAAACGTCAGTGTTTAATTCTAGCAAAAAGGTATATTAgaatattgtatttttttatcACTCCTGCCCTGAGTATTCAACTACATATAAATAAGCACATATATGTAAGGACACTACTCAAAGCCAAGAAAAGAATCACCTAATAGAGGCAACATTACCCAGCTCTCACTCAGAGCTGGAAGACTGCTGGTTCCCATCAGTGAAAGGTCACAGAGAAATGGTACTGTATACAGAAATGCCTTGCTtcaaaaccattaatcccccaccaataaagagaaggaaggtccccacgtgcagggggaaagcttcacaagtggtgaagcagggctacagatgtctctctgtttctcttcctatctccccttcctctctcaatttctctctgtctctaataataaataaataaatttttaaaaaagatatctctaacgagaaagaaggaaaggaaggaaggaagggaggaaggaaggaaggaaggaaggaaggaaagacggaAGGAAAGGAAGTCTTGCCTCAGTAACGGGGAAGGAgggagccaggtgttggcacacctgacaCAGTGCATACATttccaagcacagggacccaggttcaaactttcATCTCCACGTGCAGGAAggaaaccttcatgagcagtgaaaacaGTGCTACAGTGCTCTCTTGCATGCCCTCacactatctgtctgtctctgtctgtctctctctctctctccacacacacacaaaaacctattgctctctgtctctatcacaaaagaaaaaaaatttttaatggctGCTAAGAAAGGTGGAAAGTTTATGTAAGCACCAAGGCAGTGATAATCATGCCcccccaaaattaaataaaagtaaataaaaatttaaaataatgaaagataATGAGCtctaaatacaaatattaaaagacCTGAAAATACCAAACTGTTTCCAAGTAATTTAGTTATAGCCCAAAACAAAATCCAAGAGcatttattttaacagaaaaataaacatcACTCAACAAGCTAAAAACTCACTATGTCTGACATTCCATCAAAAAATGATGAATAATGCCAAGTAGGAAAATATAAGCCAGGCTGAAAAgataaatcaatgaaaaaaatcaaagcacaTGTGTTATAATTAATAGTGAACAGCATTGATGCAGTAACTGTATCCAATATGTTCATAACATTTAATATGTAAGACATAAAAATACTCAAAATGAACtctttaaatgtttgtttattcactggatagaggcagagagaaatcaagaaggaaggggagatacagagagatacctgcagtacaattttcccactgtaggtgggagtttgaacctgagtccttgcttatggttagcatgtgctttcaaccaggtgcaccaccacctggcccctcaaactgAACTTCTAAAAACTAAACCAACAAtgtgtgaaataaaaatatacaggATTAGGGGTTGGGAGGTGCCAAGGAGTGGAGTATATACCTTTCAATGCATTAGGCCCATCCCTGATACCACAAGCACGGCACCAGGAGGACTGAGGCAGTACTACTAGTGTCTCCACctcactttctttaaaaaaaaaaaaaaaaaaaaagtaaactatagCCCAAGATAAATGCTCATCTGGAAAGACCTGAGAAGATCTACAACAAAACATAGAAATGTAATGTCAAACAGGTAAAATTATCCCAATTTGTAGCATTAGTCTGCCATTGTCCTAgtgatacaaagagaaaaaaaacaatacaaaCCATAATTAGGTTGTAAGTGAATCCTCTAAGTCAACTAAAACAGGAGAAGGTTAAAGAAAAAGTAGATCAATTTACCTTATAATCATGTCTTGGTGCATCATACAAATCAGAAGAGTGTGAAAACTGTTTACCTATGGTAATATTTGCATAgctagaaaaggaaaggaaatcatGGTGACTTcaaggttcagaaaaaaaaaaaaaaaaacacagctaaGTTCAAAACAAATGATATGAAAGTATTAAAAGACTCTTACCCATAGCCAGTTCCCTTCTTTCCCGGGCTTGTATATAAATTCTTTCCAGGtgctatatatttttctctaggTTTTGACTGTACGCTGAAAAATTCCACGGGACCACCTATTGTCCCATAGTAGCTTCCTAATCCACATCTTGAAAGCAATGTTTTTACAAAAAATAGATCAGCATGGTAAactttccattattattattattattattttatttatttatttttaccagagtactgctaagctctagcttgtggtggtacaggggattaaacctagaaccttggagcctcaggcatgagaatctctttttgcataaccattatactatctacccccacccataaacTTTCCATTATGACAATTGATCAATGACTATATATAATGAGCAAAACAGATTACATTTGCCtgactttgatttaaaaaaaaaaaaaacattagtttTTAATCTagttttctcatttttcaaaAACACAAATTTTTAATAGGTCTCTAACTTTTAGGCTTATGACTAGAAATAGATCTCTTTTAGGCTTATAGCTGATGTCTCACACAAAACTTTATTATCTCTAGGAAGTTAGAATAATTTCCACTAATAACTAGCAATAAAAAGGTTCTTTGCTGTTTTTAGATGAATTTCTAGGCACTTTATGACAAGCTAAGGAATAAGTGGCTAATTTCTTCTGACCTTGCTCTCATTAGAATTTTGGTGCTAATTTTCTTCTTGGGTTTATATTTAACCATAGAAAAATTATTCATAAATTTCCTTCAATTTTAATGCTAAGTGTTCTGGGCTCACAGTTTCTGTTTAGTCATTAAACCATTTATCAGTCACCACTTTACTGTAACCAATTTTTCACAATTTAAAGGAtaatgggcaggggagataaaatagtggttatgcaaaagactctcatgcctgaggctcctgaagTCCCAAGATTAatctccccaccaccataaaacacagctgagcgatgctctggtaaaaaaataaaataaaataaaataacaataaataatgaatatagGTTAATTGTCATAGCCCTTAAAATTTCAAGTTATCATTGGATATACATTAGTAAGCAGAAAATGATGTATAAGATAAATGAAACATTGAAACTTGATACAATTTACATATTTGAATTAAAAATTTCCAGAAACAAAAAAGgcagttatttacttattatctctACAAATAAGGCTCCATtaggaaatatttatttcctttaattgCTACTTATGAACATGTCACAAAATTCTAAActacagtaagaaaaaaaaaaacaccataaaattACATAGAAAAGAACAAGTATACCCAGACAGAAACTaactaaatttaatttaatgGGAACATTAAAAGTCAGGAAATTTAGAATTTATTAAGTGCCTGTGATTTCTTCATTTGCTGGTAAGTGCCAGTATGAGAGCTTCCTATTTATACCAGACATTTGTCTTTCTGAAAATAATTTCTACATACCACTGATATGGCTTTTTAGTGTCTGTAAGCCATACAAAGGAAAATGATCTAATTGTAAGACATTATTTTGTGGCGTATGAATAGATTTAAGCATTAAGAAGAAGAACGCGTTtgacaaaggacagcccctcaacattaagttggaggactcgaagagcaggaccaacagcttgaaagctgtcaggagctgcttgttgctggctttgaaagtgactgggatccatgtggattcagttggctaggaaggatcgtcagtttccccaatgaatgggtactcacgggatgcaccacgggaaggtcgatccaatgattTAAGCATATTATAGTGTG
The DNA window shown above is from Erinaceus europaeus chromosome 2, mEriEur2.1, whole genome shotgun sequence and carries:
- the CFAP96 gene encoding cilia-and flagella-associated protein 96 isoform X2, which translates into the protein MGSPVSRQRITVNIDLAIGGAARREERMRTRPFNDAASKNRQMLPGGSKQMSDLQAGYFEPHFARIFEGEGYVNMNQVRRRHMMEEAKKNLSKAFLPSNGEKKLCGLGSYYGTIGGPVEFFSVQSKPREKYIAPGKNLYTSPGKKGTGYGYANITIGKQFSHSSDLYDAPRHDYKKENEEHHKSLKGSPFKLNLYPREYFDANPYFTEKTLPPIKYELKKESIAQPFKPSSPGKKSGGMKAGTFDPYPSHSAEPYGSTLPKQVSSKAKIFHPPGGPKSRPIESIMSLNVKRTLNVKNYKTASVQLY
- the CFAP96 gene encoding cilia-and flagella-associated protein 96 isoform X1; translation: MPAEGTKTDLERIGLFSEMEYITVGDKYVSPYNRPFNDAASKNRQMLPGGSKQMSDLQAGYFEPHFARIFEGEGYVNMNQVRRRHMMEEAKKNLSKAFLPSNGEKKLCGLGSYYGTIGGPVEFFSVQSKPREKYIAPGKNLYTSPGKKGTGYGYANITIGKQFSHSSDLYDAPRHDYKKENEEHHKSLKGSPFKLNLYPREYFDANPYFTEKTLPPIKYELKKESIAQPFKPSSPGKKSGGMKAGTFDPYPSHSAEPYGSTLPKQVSSKAKIFHPPGGPKSRPIESIMSLNVKRTLNVKNYKTASVQLY